The Shewanella sp. MTB7 genome includes a window with the following:
- a CDS encoding DcaP family trimeric outer membrane transporter, giving the protein MLLMRSSVSKHLTGLVLLTSAFATHAGYEIKLGDGNVIEFGGYLKADARYVSGTVPYRDYWIGSGATAIDSSEFRFSARETRFNTKYTHGDVVGFLEFDLYGGNSNVGNEVISNSYAPRLRHAFIKYEDWLIGQTWTTFMNTSAIPETADFGGPLVGEVFVRQGQLRYTNGGLQLAIENPENWGGENKNDKLPDFVGKYSFDGDWGGVSVAALIRKLDSVGVDEVTLGMSIAGKIKTFGKDDFRFQFSKGSLGRYVGVTVAKDVVGDQVEETTAYTFAYRHFWTEDIRSTVFYGKGEAELTNAARSHYGANIFTNLTKQLSVGLEYGNYDVSDLGKNGNSDYLQLSVKYGL; this is encoded by the coding sequence ATGCTTTTAATGAGATCAAGTGTCTCTAAACATCTCACAGGGCTTGTATTGCTAACCTCTGCGTTCGCAACTCATGCAGGGTATGAAATTAAACTTGGGGATGGAAATGTCATTGAATTTGGTGGCTATCTCAAGGCCGATGCGCGTTATGTTTCCGGTACAGTACCTTACCGGGATTACTGGATTGGCTCGGGTGCTACAGCAATTGATAGCTCAGAGTTTAGGTTTAGCGCACGTGAGACACGATTTAATACTAAATACACCCATGGAGATGTAGTGGGTTTTTTGGAGTTTGATTTATACGGCGGTAATAGCAATGTCGGTAATGAGGTTATTTCCAACTCTTACGCTCCGCGTTTACGCCACGCATTTATAAAATATGAAGATTGGTTGATAGGTCAGACTTGGACCACGTTTATGAATACCAGTGCAATTCCTGAGACTGCTGATTTTGGCGGCCCTCTGGTTGGCGAGGTTTTTGTTCGCCAGGGACAGTTACGTTATACCAATGGTGGCTTGCAACTGGCGATTGAGAATCCTGAAAATTGGGGGGGAGAAAACAAGAATGACAAACTGCCTGACTTTGTCGGTAAATATAGTTTCGATGGTGATTGGGGGGGCGTATCTGTTGCAGCCTTAATACGTAAACTTGATTCTGTAGGTGTGGATGAGGTGACATTAGGGATGTCGATTGCGGGAAAAATTAAGACCTTTGGTAAGGATGATTTTCGTTTTCAATTCAGTAAAGGTTCACTGGGACGTTATGTTGGTGTGACTGTTGCGAAGGATGTCGTTGGTGATCAAGTGGAAGAGACTACCGCTTATACGTTTGCATATCGTCATTTCTGGACTGAGGACATAAGGTCCACTGTGTTTTATGGCAAAGGCGAAGCCGAACTCACGAATGCAGCTCGTAGTCATTATGGTGCCAATATTTTCACTAATCTGACAAAGCAGCTATCAGTTGGTTTGGAATATGGAAATTATGACGTTTCCGATTTAGGAAAAAATGGCAACTCAGATTATTTGCAGCTATCAGTCAAGTATGGTTTGTAA
- a CDS encoding lipase family protein, producing the protein MKRKNIIVTLPLYLCVLGMPTLAVASVTQSDISNVGAYINAVLEPNLNDTQNSTGTTYKSHQPTSINKARNALYYLTFAEQVNESLGAPGGWQRVENISYSSGFYAGVYQKDSEVIISFRGSELGTSDWVTNGIMVQDIVPPQYQQAIDEASRLKAKYSSYNISYTGHSLGGGLATAAAITTGDAATVFDSSGLADAVLNRIKQKLSNEGNPSNIWRINAAKVTNFNLEGEFVSDIDLQQDADTLGDTSRQYGDIFYVSDDRFTPLFLVDNGLSRHFTTPLKEELQFLAQPVFRNNPYNYNAIDNDINPNTSIFYFDFTDDTLDILLWQLNFSINSLPSLLDDLNL; encoded by the coding sequence ATGAAACGCAAAAATATTATAGTGACACTTCCTTTATATCTATGTGTGTTGGGCATGCCGACACTTGCTGTCGCTTCAGTTACACAAAGTGATATCAGTAATGTAGGAGCCTATATTAATGCGGTATTGGAACCCAACTTAAATGACACCCAAAATAGTACTGGAACAACCTATAAATCTCATCAACCGACTTCAATTAATAAAGCTCGCAATGCATTGTACTATTTAACTTTTGCAGAACAAGTTAATGAATCCTTGGGTGCGCCTGGTGGATGGCAAAGAGTCGAGAATATCAGTTACTCATCAGGATTTTATGCTGGTGTTTATCAAAAAGATTCAGAGGTGATTATCTCTTTTAGAGGCAGTGAATTAGGCACTTCTGATTGGGTTACTAATGGCATTATGGTTCAGGATATTGTACCGCCACAATATCAACAGGCTATTGATGAAGCGAGCCGATTAAAGGCAAAATATAGCAGTTATAATATCAGTTACACAGGGCATAGCCTCGGCGGTGGTCTGGCTACAGCCGCAGCGATCACAACAGGTGATGCGGCCACAGTATTTGACTCTTCTGGTTTAGCAGATGCAGTGCTCAACAGGATAAAGCAAAAGTTATCTAATGAGGGAAATCCAAGTAACATTTGGCGTATTAATGCCGCTAAGGTGACGAATTTTAACTTGGAAGGGGAGTTTGTCTCGGACATCGATCTCCAACAAGATGCAGACACTCTTGGAGATACATCAAGACAATATGGGGACATATTTTATGTATCGGATGATAGATTCACGCCATTGTTTTTGGTTGATAACGGATTAAGTCGCCATTTTACTACTCCTTTAAAAGAGGAGCTTCAGTTTCTAGCTCAACCCGTTTTCAGGAATAATCCATATAACTATAATGCGATAGATAATGATATCAATCCCAATACAAGTATATTTTATTTTGACTTTACAGATGACACCTTAGATATACTTTTGTGGCAACTAAACTTTTCAATAAATTCACTTCCAAGTTTACTTGACGATCTTAATTTATAG
- a CDS encoding TRAP transporter substrate-binding protein, translated as MKLKNIEVDCSTLKLLTRIFLLGGLVLSSQSFAEDKVRWKVQAVFGTHLPALGDPIKFVAENIKSTSDGNIEFKIYEPGKIVPPFGITEAVKNNQIAAGYTWLGYDQGKIPASALFAAVPFGMEPWAYSAWWYDDEGQQLAEKLYGKHNIHPILCSVIGPETAGWFKKEIKSLEDIKGLKIRFAGLGGKVMQKAGASVTVLPGGEIFPALEKGAIDATEFSMPAIDQMMGFDKIAKNNYFPGWHQTFTASHLVVNKQTWDNLSSSQQSLIDMACTAGTLRALTRGEALQGEVIKGFPAKNVTARTLPPEVLVELKEYTDQVMMDISESDADFKEIYQSQQKFYENYKIWKKLAYLPNEY; from the coding sequence ATGAAACTAAAAAATATAGAAGTTGACTGTTCAACTTTGAAATTACTGACCCGAATTTTCCTATTAGGTGGTTTAGTTCTTAGTTCTCAAAGTTTTGCTGAGGATAAAGTTAGATGGAAAGTACAGGCTGTATTTGGTACTCACTTACCAGCCTTAGGTGATCCGATTAAATTTGTTGCTGAGAATATTAAAAGTACCAGTGATGGAAATATTGAATTTAAGATCTATGAACCGGGCAAGATTGTTCCACCTTTTGGTATTACTGAAGCCGTTAAGAATAACCAGATAGCGGCTGGATATACCTGGTTAGGATATGATCAAGGAAAAATCCCCGCATCAGCATTGTTTGCAGCAGTGCCATTTGGCATGGAGCCCTGGGCATATTCAGCCTGGTGGTATGATGACGAAGGCCAACAATTGGCCGAAAAACTGTATGGAAAACATAATATTCATCCCATCTTATGTTCTGTTATCGGTCCAGAGACTGCAGGTTGGTTTAAAAAAGAGATCAAATCCCTTGAAGATATCAAAGGTCTTAAAATTCGCTTTGCAGGTTTAGGTGGCAAAGTGATGCAAAAGGCTGGCGCATCAGTGACAGTGTTACCTGGTGGAGAGATTTTTCCTGCGCTTGAAAAAGGCGCCATTGATGCCACTGAATTTTCAATGCCTGCGATTGATCAGATGATGGGTTTTGACAAAATTGCCAAGAATAATTACTTCCCAGGATGGCACCAAACTTTTACAGCCTCGCATTTGGTAGTGAATAAACAAACTTGGGATAACTTGAGCAGTAGTCAGCAGTCACTTATTGACATGGCTTGTACAGCCGGAACTTTAAGAGCATTAACACGAGGTGAGGCGCTCCAAGGTGAAGTCATTAAGGGGTTCCCAGCGAAGAACGTGACAGCTCGAACTTTACCTCCAGAAGTATTGGTTGAATTAAAGGAATACACAGATCAAGTGATGATGGATATTTCAGAATCTGATGCAGATTTTAAAGAGATTTATCAATCCCAGCAGAAGTTTTATGAAAACTATAAAATTTGGAAGAAGCTCGCTTACTTACCAAACGAATATTAA
- a CDS encoding TRAP transporter small permease subunit, protein MPTEKMINIVEPKSIMTKLPHTKLSSWIEWLIIKINSYVIWLWPILMVVIVFNVLMRYLFGVGRVEFEELQWHMYSIGWIIGLSYCVVQDEHVRVDVLYERFSFKARCWVELLGMLFLLIPFLIVVIIYSVPFILYSWELSEVSAAPGGLPYRWFIKSFLFFGFSLLILAVVAKLTRVIKYLVSGDTLINGKGSEDGN, encoded by the coding sequence ATGCCCACTGAGAAAATGATTAATATTGTTGAGCCTAAGTCAATAATGACTAAATTACCTCATACAAAATTATCTTCATGGATCGAATGGTTAATTATAAAAATAAATAGTTATGTGATCTGGTTATGGCCAATATTAATGGTTGTTATTGTGTTCAACGTATTAATGCGCTATCTGTTTGGTGTGGGTAGAGTTGAATTTGAAGAGTTGCAATGGCATATGTATTCTATCGGTTGGATTATAGGGTTGAGTTATTGTGTTGTGCAAGATGAACATGTACGAGTTGATGTGCTTTATGAAAGATTTAGCTTTAAAGCTCGTTGTTGGGTCGAATTACTTGGAATGCTTTTTTTATTAATACCATTCTTAATCGTCGTTATTATATATTCTGTTCCATTTATTCTATATTCATGGGAGTTATCCGAGGTGTCAGCAGCACCTGGCGGTTTACCGTATCGTTGGTTTATAAAATCATTTTTATTCTTTGGTTTTTCACTTCTAATTCTTGCCGTAGTGGCTAAATTAACTCGGGTTATTAAATATCTTGTTTCTGGAGATACGTTAATTAACGGTAAAGGAAGTGAAGATGGAAATTAA
- a CDS encoding TRAP transporter large permease: MEINEYLVIAMFASFVLLLFSGFPVAWVLAGVAIIFSIISMAFDTWGGTWIGIDWQYVSIVIPRIWDTMNNWVLVALPMFIYMGLMLDRSGMAQSLMVNLVKLFGKVRGGLAISVIFVGLLLAASTGIIGAAVVLLAVLGMPLMLKEGYSKSLASGTICATGTLGILIPPSIMLVMMGDRIGVSVGDLFLGALFPGLLLAALYVLYILIVGFILPSKAPVPADAKPVSIIVILKVFRAILAPAGLITLVLGSIFFGIATPTEASGVGAAGATLLAWWHNNLDRKVMVEVCEATCKTTAFIFALFVGASAFSLVLRGLGGDELISGMLLGLDLSPTGVIIAILFGVFLLGFFLDWIEITLIILPLVAPIVAALGFDLIWFTVLFAVCLQTSFLTPPVGFALFYMKGVTPPEISIGDIYRGVIPFVILQVIALIAIFNFKQLVTWLPSVTYGY; the protein is encoded by the coding sequence ATGGAAATTAATGAGTATTTAGTTATCGCCATGTTTGCCAGTTTTGTGCTGTTGTTATTCTCTGGCTTCCCTGTTGCATGGGTACTCGCGGGTGTTGCAATCATTTTCTCTATTATTTCGATGGCCTTTGATACTTGGGGAGGCACTTGGATTGGTATCGACTGGCAATATGTGTCCATTGTTATTCCTCGTATTTGGGACACCATGAATAACTGGGTATTGGTTGCTTTGCCCATGTTTATTTATATGGGATTAATGTTGGACAGATCTGGCATGGCCCAAAGCCTGATGGTTAATCTTGTGAAGCTTTTTGGCAAGGTGAGAGGTGGCTTGGCAATATCAGTTATTTTCGTTGGATTGTTACTGGCTGCGTCTACTGGAATTATTGGTGCTGCGGTTGTCTTGCTTGCTGTGTTAGGTATGCCTCTGATGTTAAAGGAGGGCTACAGTAAGTCACTTGCCAGCGGCACTATCTGCGCGACGGGTACCTTGGGGATCTTGATCCCACCGAGCATTATGCTTGTGATGATGGGCGACAGAATAGGAGTTTCTGTTGGTGATCTGTTTCTGGGGGCTTTATTCCCAGGCTTATTACTCGCTGCACTTTATGTGCTCTACATCTTGATTGTCGGCTTTATTTTACCCTCCAAAGCACCCGTACCCGCCGATGCAAAACCTGTGTCGATTATCGTTATTTTGAAGGTATTTAGGGCTATTCTGGCGCCTGCGGGGTTAATTACTCTGGTGCTGGGATCCATTTTCTTTGGTATTGCAACGCCTACTGAGGCGTCTGGAGTGGGAGCCGCAGGGGCGACTTTGCTTGCCTGGTGGCATAACAATCTTGACCGCAAGGTGATGGTAGAGGTCTGTGAGGCAACCTGTAAGACAACAGCATTTATTTTTGCACTGTTTGTAGGAGCTTCAGCCTTTTCACTAGTGTTAAGAGGACTTGGCGGAGATGAGCTGATCTCAGGGATGTTACTGGGATTAGATCTGAGTCCGACAGGTGTCATTATCGCTATTCTCTTCGGCGTATTTTTATTGGGTTTCTTTTTAGATTGGATTGAAATTACCTTAATTATCTTGCCGTTAGTTGCACCCATTGTTGCTGCTCTTGGTTTTGATCTTATTTGGTTTACCGTGTTGTTTGCTGTTTGCTTACAAACCTCTTTTCTCACACCTCCTGTTGGTTTTGCTCTGTTTTATATGAAGGGGGTAACCCCTCCTGAGATCTCTATCGGAGATATCTATCGAGGAGTCATTCCTTTTGTGATATTACAAGTTATTGCTTTAATTGCTATTTTTAATTTTAAACAATTGGTTACTTGGTTACCAAGCGTTACCTACGGGTATTGA
- a CDS encoding iron-containing alcohol dehydrogenase, giving the protein MSYQVYLPKIMEIGAGASNKITEVLRKLGCQQPLIVTDNVMVELGYVDTLADVLRKGDIDFDVFADTVPEPTVESITAGVNQFCGKRYDSIIALGGGSPIDSAKAIGILGSYGGEMRDYKFPRSVDEKRVPVIAIPTTAGTGSEVTRFTIITDDVAGEKMLCVGAGFMPDAALIDYSLTLSLPSRVTADTGIDALTHAIEAYVSRKANQFSDCLALSAMGLIAPSLRAVYRDSSNIQAREKMMLGSTLAGIAFSAASVALVHGMSRPIGANFHVPHGLSNAMLLPTITEYSVSGNIAKYADCARAMGLAKDTVSDEHASRLLIEELKQLNVDLDVPTLAEFGIKEDQYLALCSTMAEQALASGSPANNPRIPDSTTLIELYQNIWA; this is encoded by the coding sequence ATGAGTTATCAAGTTTATTTACCCAAAATAATGGAAATAGGGGCTGGTGCTAGTAACAAGATCACCGAGGTGTTGCGGAAACTGGGTTGCCAACAACCTTTAATCGTCACCGACAATGTGATGGTGGAATTAGGCTATGTCGACACTCTTGCAGACGTGCTCAGGAAAGGGGACATCGATTTCGATGTGTTTGCAGATACGGTTCCAGAACCGACGGTGGAATCAATCACGGCTGGAGTTAATCAGTTTTGTGGCAAGCGTTATGATTCGATTATTGCTTTGGGCGGTGGGAGTCCGATTGATTCTGCCAAAGCCATTGGCATTTTGGGAAGTTATGGCGGTGAGATGCGGGACTATAAATTTCCCCGTTCAGTTGATGAAAAAAGAGTGCCAGTCATTGCCATACCAACGACAGCAGGCACAGGGTCTGAAGTGACCCGTTTTACCATTATTACCGATGATGTTGCGGGAGAAAAAATGCTCTGTGTTGGCGCTGGTTTTATGCCAGATGCCGCCCTCATCGATTATAGCCTTACCTTGAGCTTACCCTCAAGAGTGACTGCTGATACCGGTATCGATGCGTTAACCCATGCCATTGAGGCCTATGTAAGCCGCAAAGCCAATCAATTCAGTGATTGTCTAGCGTTATCTGCAATGGGGTTAATCGCGCCGAGTTTGAGGGCTGTTTACCGTGACAGTAGTAACATTCAAGCCAGAGAGAAAATGATGTTGGGTTCGACACTTGCTGGTATCGCTTTTTCTGCTGCATCCGTTGCTTTGGTACACGGTATGAGTCGACCAATAGGGGCTAACTTTCATGTGCCTCATGGGCTATCAAACGCCATGTTATTGCCAACAATCACCGAGTATTCAGTTTCTGGCAATATCGCAAAATATGCCGACTGTGCCAGAGCTATGGGGTTGGCGAAGGATACTGTTTCGGATGAACACGCGAGTCGATTACTGATTGAAGAACTGAAGCAACTTAATGTTGATCTCGATGTGCCCACGTTGGCAGAATTCGGCATCAAGGAAGATCAATATTTGGCTCTTTGCTCGACGATGGCAGAGCAAGCATTGGCATCGGGTTCACCTGCCAATAACCCTCGTATACCAGATAGCACGACTTTAATTGAACTTTATCAAAACATATGGGCATAG
- a CDS encoding CoA-acylating methylmalonate-semialdehyde dehydrogenase: MKQLTHFINNQISGERGSRQGRVYNPATGEQIATVELADDMVAEHVLTSASNAFMPWSKTPPLLRARILFKFKALIEEHRDTLAQLITEQHGKVLSDAQGEITRGLEVVEFACGIPHLLKGEHSLNVGRNVDSHSMMQPLGVCVGITPFNFPVMVPMWMFPVSIACGNTFILKPSEKNPEPALFMAELLRQAGLPDGVFNVVNGDKTLVDALITDSRVEAVSFVGSTPIAEAIYTKSSAHGKRCQALGGAKNHMVIMPDAEIDQVVNALMGAAYGSAGERCMAISVAVCIGDETADMVTETLLLAINNLTVGNGSDQTLEPDMGPLVSIEHKNKVLEYIDKGVAEGAELLADGRLLSVAGYETGYFVGPTLFDHVTQDMSIYQEEIFGPVLVVVRVKDLDAALELVNNHEFGNGTAIFTQNGRAARRYQEEVKVGMVGVNVPIPVPMSFHSFGGWKRSIFGPLNMHGPDGVRFNTRMKTVTSRWPQTSDSVAEFSMPTMK; this comes from the coding sequence ATGAAGCAGTTGACACATTTTATTAATAATCAGATCTCTGGCGAGCGTGGCTCAAGGCAAGGGCGGGTATATAATCCCGCTACTGGTGAGCAGATTGCAACAGTTGAATTAGCCGATGATATGGTTGCTGAGCATGTGCTAACCTCTGCCAGCAATGCCTTTATGCCATGGTCGAAAACCCCGCCATTACTGCGTGCGAGGATACTGTTTAAGTTTAAAGCACTGATTGAGGAGCACCGAGACACATTGGCGCAGTTGATCACCGAACAACATGGCAAAGTATTGTCCGATGCGCAGGGGGAGATAACCCGAGGGCTTGAGGTGGTTGAGTTTGCTTGCGGCATCCCTCATTTGTTAAAAGGCGAGCATTCATTGAATGTTGGCAGAAACGTGGACAGTCACTCCATGATGCAACCTTTGGGTGTGTGTGTGGGGATCACCCCGTTTAACTTTCCTGTGATGGTACCAATGTGGATGTTTCCGGTATCGATCGCCTGTGGTAATACATTTATTTTAAAGCCCTCAGAGAAAAATCCTGAGCCTGCATTATTTATGGCGGAATTATTGCGCCAAGCTGGTTTGCCTGATGGGGTATTTAATGTCGTTAATGGCGATAAAACACTGGTCGATGCTCTTATTACCGATAGTCGGGTAGAAGCGGTGAGCTTTGTGGGCTCAACACCTATTGCTGAAGCCATATATACCAAATCATCAGCCCATGGTAAGCGTTGTCAGGCATTGGGCGGGGCAAAAAATCACATGGTTATCATGCCGGACGCTGAGATCGATCAGGTGGTAAATGCTTTAATGGGGGCGGCATACGGATCGGCCGGTGAACGTTGTATGGCTATTTCAGTTGCTGTTTGTATTGGTGATGAGACTGCTGACATGGTTACGGAGACCCTGTTACTTGCGATTAATAATCTCACGGTGGGAAACGGGTCGGATCAAACGTTAGAGCCTGATATGGGGCCTTTGGTCAGTATTGAGCATAAGAATAAAGTGCTTGAATACATTGATAAAGGTGTTGCCGAAGGGGCTGAGTTACTTGCTGACGGACGCTTGTTGTCGGTCGCAGGTTATGAAACCGGCTATTTTGTTGGACCGACTCTGTTTGATCATGTGACTCAAGACATGTCTATTTATCAAGAGGAGATTTTTGGCCCTGTGCTTGTTGTTGTACGAGTGAAGGATTTGGATGCCGCCTTGGAATTGGTCAATAATCATGAGTTTGGCAATGGCACTGCTATTTTTACTCAAAATGGCCGGGCCGCAAGAAGGTATCAGGAAGAGGTTAAGGTCGGGATGGTTGGGGTGAACGTGCCTATTCCTGTTCCAATGTCGTTCCACAGTTTTGGCGGTTGGAAGCGCTCGATATTTGGGCCATTGAACATGCATGGTCCCGATGGAGTACGGTTCAATACCAGAATGAAGACCGTGACTTCGCGATGGCCACAAACCTCAGACAGTGTGGCTGAGTTTTCGATGCCGACCATGAAATAA
- a CDS encoding IclR family transcriptional regulator → MSETKREKSSTILRILEIVEAISTCESPMSPTDLGMLLDIPKPTAHRLVSTLIEEGFVYTDLRGNVMPGDRLHSISLGVLYSSRHKALRQAILKKVSNQIGETCGIAIPSGAEMVYYDRVEANWPLRLHLPVGSKVPAWCSASGKLYLSTLPEARRHAVIKNMVLEKLTKNTITDPAMLELQLQNIKSTGVGLDDEEFIDGMSAVSVPIFSDDGKLFACLFCHAPLIRKSLDQLLGYVGLLHSAAGEIADIINSKNNA, encoded by the coding sequence ATGAGTGAAACAAAACGAGAAAAGAGTTCTACAATTCTCCGGATCCTTGAGATCGTCGAAGCGATTTCTACCTGTGAGTCTCCTATGTCGCCGACCGATCTTGGCATGTTGTTGGATATTCCTAAACCAACGGCCCACCGTTTGGTCAGCACGTTAATCGAAGAGGGCTTTGTCTATACTGATTTGCGTGGCAATGTGATGCCCGGTGACCGGTTGCATTCTATCTCATTGGGGGTCTTGTACAGTAGCCGCCATAAGGCATTGCGTCAGGCGATACTGAAAAAAGTATCCAATCAGATAGGTGAAACTTGCGGAATTGCGATTCCATCTGGTGCTGAGATGGTCTATTACGATCGGGTTGAAGCAAATTGGCCACTGCGCTTGCATCTTCCTGTAGGCAGTAAAGTTCCCGCATGGTGCTCTGCCAGTGGCAAGCTTTATTTAAGCACCTTGCCCGAAGCTCGACGTCATGCTGTGATTAAAAATATGGTATTGGAAAAACTGACCAAAAATACCATCACAGATCCTGCAATGTTGGAGTTACAGTTACAAAACATTAAATCTACGGGTGTTGGACTCGATGACGAAGAGTTTATTGATGGTATGTCAGCGGTATCTGTGCCTATTTTTTCCGATGACGGTAAATTGTTTGCCTGCTTGTTTTGTCATGCGCCTTTAATCCGAAAAAGCTTAGATCAATTGTTAGGTTATGTCGGCTTGCTACACTCAGCCGCTGGGGAAATTGCAGATATTATCAACAGTAAAAACAATGCATAA
- a CDS encoding 3-deoxy-D-manno-octulosonic acid kinase: MQFKETPQGSIAFCPPTPDTICRDWFTMEFWLQKSAITGSSKGRYTTWFVKPNLTETGDSQWVLRHYYRGGMMAKLSKDSYFYTGLSKTRAVSELTLLAQLYSEGFPVPKPIAANVERHGLHYRADLIIERVAGAQDLVAKLSQTAMSDTQWQQLGTCIAKFHQRGVYHADLNAKNILIADDNFYLIDFDRGEIRTPDTTWQNANLERLLRSFNKEKGILSTLEFTQDNWQHFMLGYQSVQPLT; this comes from the coding sequence ATGCAGTTCAAAGAAACGCCACAAGGTTCAATCGCTTTTTGCCCCCCCACACCGGATACGATCTGCAGAGATTGGTTTACCATGGAGTTTTGGCTGCAAAAATCGGCAATAACAGGCTCATCAAAAGGCCGTTACACCACGTGGTTTGTCAAACCGAACCTGACTGAAACAGGTGACAGCCAATGGGTACTGCGACATTACTATCGTGGTGGAATGATGGCGAAATTAAGCAAAGACAGCTATTTCTATACCGGCCTAAGCAAAACCAGAGCCGTATCCGAACTTACATTGCTGGCTCAGCTTTATAGTGAAGGCTTCCCTGTTCCGAAACCTATCGCTGCTAACGTAGAACGACACGGCCTGCATTATCGTGCCGATCTCATTATAGAACGAGTGGCGGGAGCACAAGATTTGGTGGCTAAACTGAGTCAAACTGCTATGTCAGACACACAGTGGCAGCAACTGGGCACCTGTATTGCCAAATTCCACCAACGTGGTGTCTACCATGCCGACTTAAATGCCAAAAATATTCTTATCGCAGATGATAACTTCTATCTCATTGATTTTGACAGAGGCGAGATCCGCACACCTGATACCACATGGCAAAATGCCAATTTGGAGCGCTTATTACGCTCATTTAATAAAGAGAAAGGGATACTTAGCACCCTTGAATTTACTCAAGATAATTGGCAACACTTCATGCTAGGTTATCAATCAGTTCAGCCACTGACATAA
- a CDS encoding glycosyltransferase family 9 protein, translating into MTLNLNSINSLCLLRLSAIGDVCHAVAMVQAIQQQYPDLKITWVIGKVEYQLLKHLPDVEFVIFDKSQGWKSYFNLRKALSGQRFDVLLHMQVALRATIASLAISAKVRIGFDRARAKEGQWLVTNQRVEALDTPHVLEGFMGFAKLLGVTDLTPRWNIPVPAADTEFAKNMIPDGDKTLVICAAASKAERNWLPERYAAVAEHAISKGYRVMLCGGPTELEKVLAAQIINHCSAPLENQVGKTSLTQLLAILKQATIVLAPDTGPAHMAVTQGTPVIGLYAHSNPGRTGPYLSLNNVVSVYDEVIAEQHPDKLISWGTRAKGADLMELIQLEPVLQVFDRIGAET; encoded by the coding sequence ATGACTTTAAACCTGAATAGTATTAACTCTCTTTGCTTACTTCGTTTGTCAGCTATTGGCGATGTATGTCATGCAGTGGCTATGGTGCAAGCGATACAGCAACAATATCCCGATCTCAAAATCACTTGGGTGATAGGTAAGGTTGAATATCAACTGCTCAAGCATCTGCCTGATGTCGAGTTTGTTATTTTTGATAAGTCACAGGGTTGGAAAAGTTACTTCAACCTACGAAAAGCACTCTCTGGTCAGAGGTTTGATGTGCTATTGCATATGCAAGTAGCCTTGAGAGCAACGATAGCTTCGTTAGCCATTTCAGCCAAGGTTCGCATTGGCTTTGATCGTGCCCGTGCCAAAGAAGGGCAGTGGCTGGTGACCAACCAGAGAGTTGAAGCCTTAGATACTCCTCATGTGCTTGAAGGTTTTATGGGCTTTGCTAAGTTACTTGGTGTGACTGATCTGACTCCTAGATGGAATATTCCTGTGCCAGCTGCGGATACAGAATTTGCCAAGAATATGATCCCTGATGGGGATAAAACCTTAGTGATCTGTGCTGCTGCGAGTAAGGCTGAACGTAACTGGTTACCTGAACGCTATGCTGCGGTTGCCGAACATGCAATATCGAAAGGCTATAGAGTGATGCTTTGTGGTGGGCCAACAGAGTTAGAAAAAGTATTGGCAGCGCAGATCATTAATCATTGTTCTGCACCACTGGAAAATCAGGTGGGTAAAACTTCTCTCACTCAGCTGTTGGCTATATTAAAACAAGCCACAATCGTGTTAGCGCCGGACACTGGTCCAGCTCATATGGCTGTAACCCAAGGCACACCCGTTATTGGCCTTTATGCTCACTCTAACCCAGGACGAACAGGCCCCTATTTGAGTCTGAATAATGTCGTGAGTGTGTATGATGAAGTCATAGCCGAACAACATCCAGATAAGCTAATCTCATGGGGAACACGTGCTAAAGGTGCTGATTTGATGGAGTTGATTCAACTCGAACCTGTTTTGCAAGTGTTTGATCGGATTGGGGCTGAGACTTAA